The nucleotide window GATCCCCCTCTCACCTCCCCACTCGACGAACCTGATAACGGCTAAAACCTTCGGCCCCATGCTTCCCTTCTTGAAGTGGCCTTCCGCGTAGTATTTCTTCAGCTCCTCAACCGTAACCTTTCCGAGCCACCTCTCGTCCGGCTTTCCGAAGTTTATTGCCGCGCCGTTGACGTCGGTAAGAATCATGAAGATATCCGCCTCAACCTCCTCGGCAAGCCTCTCACCGGCCAAATCCTTGTCTATAACCGCCTCAACGCCCTTCAGCCTTCCGTCCTCCTCGACGACCGGAACGCCACCGCCGCCGCTCGCGATGACTATGAAGCCCTTCTCGACGAGATCCTGGATTACGGGGGCCTCGACGTGCCCCTTGGGGTCAGGGCTCGGCACCACCCTTCTCCAGCCCCTACCGGAGTCCTCAACGACGACCCAGCCCTTCTCCCTCGCGAGTTTTTTGGCCGTCTCCTCGTCGTAGAAGGGCCCAACGGGCTTGCTCGGGTTCTGGAAGGCAGGGTCGTTTTTATCCACAAGCGTCTGGGTCACTATCGTCGCGACTGGCTTCTCAATCCCGCGCGCGCGGAGTTCGTTGATTAGGGCCTGCTGTATCATGTAGCCGATCTGCCCCTGCGTCATCGCTCCTGCAACGTCCATTGGCTGTGCGGGAATTCCATAAACTTGCTGGCCTACGTCCATGTGGAGGAGTAAAGCACCGACCTGCGGGCCGTTTCCGTGGGTTATAACGACCTCGTAACCCCTCTCGATTATGTCCGCTATCTGCCTGGCGGTTTTCCTCACGTTCTCCATCTGCTCCTCGTAAGTGCCCTTTTGACCTCGCTGGAGGATCGCGTTACCGCCGAGGGCTATGACGACTCTCTTCATGAGCATCACCTCCGGGATGAAAGGTTTCGTACTTGGGCATAAAAACGTTCGTTAGAAGCCACTGGTGTTCACTGGAAAAAGGTTCGAGAGCTGGAAAAATAAGTTGTCAAAGGTAAAGAAGAGCTGGGTGAAAGGGGGTAGCTCAGAGGTACCATTCCGAAAAGCTCCCAAAACCGAGCCTCTCAAGCGTCCTCATCACACCCAGGGCTATTCCTTCGACCTCTATCCCGCCGGGGGGTTTGTAGGCGTCGCCGACGACGTAGACATCTTTTACCGGAAAGTCCTCCACAACCTGACCGCTGGCAACCCTGTTCACCGGATTTCCGTCGAGGTACGTCTGTACCAGCAGGATTTCGCCCTCGCTATCGAGGTTCGGGAGGAGTCTGTAAATGTCCTCGATGCCCTTTCTCCGCTCGGCCTTGACGTTTTTACTCTGCAAAGCGTGGTGGAGCATTATCAGGGTGTAGCCTTCCCTGGCAAGCTCGGGGCTGAGCGAGGAGGGCTCGTTGTAGCCGTTTATCCTCTCGGTGTCGAGGGTAAACACGACGGTGTTGCCTATCCTCGGCTTCCCCTTCAGGGCGACGTTGTACTTTATCCCCTCGCTCGGCTTGAGGGAGTCAACGCGCTTAAGGTAATCGCTGTCGAAGTTGTCCCGACCTATCAGCTCAACAGTTTCTTTGATTCCAACGTTGGATACAAGAATATCGTAGGCGAACTCCTCACCATCGGCTGTGACGACTTTTTTCTCATCCGGGTCTATCCCGACAACCTTCTTCCGAGTGAGGACTCTTCCACCGTTGGCCCGGGTTATCCTTGCGAGTTCATCGGTTACTGCACTGCAACCGCCCTTGATAAGTCCCGGACCGCCCCACCTAAGTGCCGCCTTGATTTCCCTCGCCAGCTCTCCGGCCGGGACGTCCAAGACGCTGTCGGCCCAGCCGAGGAAGCTCCTGATGAAGAGATCAACGAACTCGTTGTCGCCTATCTTCTCTCGAATCCACTCGCGCCCGCTCATCTCGGCCTCTTCTCCCTCTGGGAGTTTGTTCCTCTTCACGTCGATGAGCAACTTCGTCGCCTTGGCCTTCTCGGTGAAGCT belongs to Thermococcus sp. AM4 and includes:
- the arcC gene encoding carbamate kinase, encoding MKRVVIALGGNAILQRGQKGTYEEQMENVRKTARQIADIIERGYEVVITHGNGPQVGALLLHMDVGQQVYGIPAQPMDVAGAMTQGQIGYMIQQALINELRARGIEKPVATIVTQTLVDKNDPAFQNPSKPVGPFYDEETAKKLAREKGWVVVEDSGRGWRRVVPSPDPKGHVEAPVIQDLVEKGFIVIASGGGGVPVVEEDGRLKGVEAVIDKDLAGERLAEEVEADIFMILTDVNGAAINFGKPDERWLGKVTVEELKKYYAEGHFKKGSMGPKVLAVIRFVEWGGERGIIASLDKAVEALEGKTGTQVLP
- a CDS encoding NAD(P)/FAD-dependent oxidoreductase, translated to MRAVIIGSGIGGLLTASFLAKNGYDVTVLEKSPRIGGRFANLPYRGFGLSTGAFHMLPHGEDGPLAHLLKLLGAKVQIVNSNPKGMIFYEGRTFHYREGWKYLSFTEKAKATKLLIDVKRNKLPEGEEAEMSGREWIREKIGDNEFVDLFIRSFLGWADSVLDVPAGELAREIKAALRWGGPGLIKGGCSAVTDELARITRANGGRVLTRKKVVGIDPDEKKVVTADGEEFAYDILVSNVGIKETVELIGRDNFDSDYLKRVDSLKPSEGIKYNVALKGKPRIGNTVVFTLDTERINGYNEPSSLSPELAREGYTLIMLHHALQSKNVKAERRKGIEDIYRLLPNLDSEGEILLVQTYLDGNPVNRVASGQVVEDFPVKDVYVVGDAYKPPGGIEVEGIALGVMRTLERLGFGSFSEWYL